The following are encoded together in the Cardinium endosymbiont of Culicoides punctatus genome:
- the rfbB gene encoding dTDP-glucose 4,6-dehydratase, translated as MMQKLLVTGGAGFIGSHLIHFLLKKYPQYFIVNLDKLTYAVDKCFLQVLSHNQNYHFVEGDVIDFALVSKLFEVFNFDGVIHLAAESHVDRSISDPLLFVKTNIEGTGVLLHAAYLHWINKPEQIDPVFKRFLYVSTDEVYGSLDVKVMPLTEDAQLNPRNPYSSSKAAGECLVNAYMNTYKLNAVITRATNNYGPRQHPEKLIPMVLKHALEQKPILLHGNGSSIRDWLHVEDHCSALDCIFHNGQSGCYNIGANEERTNLEMASMICNILDDVKPLKEKKYESFISFITERVGQDRRYALDATKLRKTLGWHPSITLQQGIKQLINSQV; from the coding sequence ATGATGCAGAAACTATTGGTAACTGGAGGAGCTGGGTTTATTGGTTCTCATTTAATTCATTTTTTATTAAAGAAATATCCTCAGTACTTTATTGTCAATCTAGACAAGCTTACCTATGCGGTAGACAAATGCTTTCTGCAAGTGTTAAGCCATAACCAAAACTATCACTTTGTAGAAGGAGATGTTATTGATTTTGCTCTTGTTTCAAAGTTATTTGAAGTATTCAATTTTGATGGAGTAATTCATTTAGCTGCAGAATCACATGTTGACAGATCTATTAGTGATCCATTGTTATTTGTAAAGACTAACATAGAAGGTACGGGTGTATTATTGCATGCGGCTTACTTGCATTGGATTAATAAACCTGAGCAAATAGATCCTGTTTTTAAGCGATTTTTGTATGTTTCTACAGATGAAGTATATGGATCGTTAGATGTCAAGGTAATGCCATTGACAGAAGATGCTCAACTTAATCCAAGAAATCCTTATAGTAGCAGTAAAGCAGCTGGAGAATGTTTGGTAAATGCCTATATGAATACCTATAAACTCAATGCAGTAATTACACGGGCAACCAATAATTATGGACCACGTCAACATCCAGAAAAACTTATTCCTATGGTGTTGAAGCATGCACTAGAGCAAAAACCCATTTTACTACATGGGAATGGTAGTAGCATACGAGATTGGCTGCATGTAGAAGATCACTGTAGTGCATTGGACTGCATCTTTCATAATGGTCAAAGTGGTTGTTATAACATTGGCGCTAATGAGGAACGTACAAATTTAGAAATGGCATCTATGATTTGCAATATATTGGATGATGTGAAGCCTCTTAAAGAGAAAAAGTATGAGTCTTTTATTTCTTTTATTACCGAGAGAGTAGGACAAGATAGGCGTTATGCCTTAGATGCTACAAAATTACGAAAAACATTAGGATGGCATCCATCTATTACTTTACAACAGGGTATCAAACAGCTTATCAATAGTCAGGTTTGA